The following coding sequences are from one Perognathus longimembris pacificus isolate PPM17 chromosome 13, ASM2315922v1, whole genome shotgun sequence window:
- the Sf1 gene encoding splicing factor 1 isoform X7, with protein sequence MEQKTVIPGMPTVIPPGLTREQERAYIVQLQIEDLTRKLRTGDLGIPPNPEDRSPSPEPIYNSEGKRLNTREFRTRKKLEEERHNLITEMVALNPDFKPPADYKPPATRVSDKVMIPQDEYPEINFVGLLIGPRGNTLKNIEKECNAKIMIRGKGSVKEGKVGRKDGQMLPGEDEPLHALVTANTMENVKKAVEQIRNILKQGIETPEDQNDLRKMQLRELARLNGTLREDDNRILRPWQSSETRSITNTTVCTKCGGAGHIASDCKFQRPGDPQSAQDKARMDKEYLSLMAELGEAPVPASVGSTSGPATTPLASAPRPAAPANNPPPPSLMSTTQSRPPWMNSGPSESRPYHGMHGGGPGGPGGGPHSFPHPLPSLTGGHGGHPMQHNPNGPPPPWMQPPPPPMNQGPHPPGHHGPPPMGKSVPGKYACGLWGLSPASRKRYDAPAAYGHDAAAAAASQWAAPAPSLWSSSPMAATAAAASATPSAQQQYGFQYPLAMAAKIPPRSGDGPSHESEDFPRPLVTLPGRQPQQRPWWTGWFGKAA encoded by the exons ATGGAACAGAAGACAGTGATTCCAGGCATGCCCACAGTTATCCCCCCTGGACTAACTCGGGAACAGGAAAGAGCTTATATAG TGCAACTGCAGATAGAAGACCTGACTCGTAAACTGCGCACAGGAGACCTGGGCATCCCCCCTAACCCTGAGGACAG GTCCCCTTCCCCTGAACCCATCTACAACAGCGAGGGGAAGAGGCTTAATACTCGAGAGTTCCGTACCCGCAAAAAACTCGAAGAAGAACGACACAACCTTATCACAGAGATGGTTGCACTCAATCCTGATTTTAAGCCACCTGCAGATTACAA ACCTCCAGCAACACGTGTGAGCGATAAAGTAATGATCCCCCAAGATGAGTATCCAGAAATCAACTTTGTGGGGCTGCTTATTGGGCCCAG AGGGAACACACTGAAGAACATTGAGAAAGAGTGCAATGCTAAGATCATGATCCGGGGAAAAGGGTCTGTGAAAGAAGGAAAGGTTGGACGCAAAGATGGCCAGATGTTGCCAGGAGAAGATGAGCCCCTTCATGCCCTAGTTACTGCCAATACAATGGAGAATGTCAAAAAGGCAGTAGAACAG ATTCGAAACATCCTGAAGCAGGGTATTGAGACTCCAGAGGACCAAAATGACCTACGGAAGATGCAGCTTCGAGAGTTGGCTCGCTTGAATGGCACTCTCAGGGAGGACGATAACAG GATCTTAAGACCCTGGCAGAGCTCGGAGACCCGCAGCATCACCAATACTACCGTGTGTACCAAGTGTGGAGGGGCTGGTCACATCGCTTCTGATTGCAAGTTCCAGAG GCCTGGTGATCCACAGTCCGCTCAGGATAAAGCAAGGATGGATAAGGAATATTTGTCTCTCATGGCTGAGCTAGGGGAAGCCCCTGTTCCTGCATCTGTGGGCTCTACCTCTGGGCCTGCCACCACACCCCTGGCTAGTGCACCTCGACCTGCTGCTCCTGCCAATAACCCGCCTCCTCCG TCTCTCATGTCCACCACCCAGAGCCGCCCACCCTGGATGAATTCTGGACCTTCAGAGAGTCGCCCCTACCATGGCATGCATGGAGGTGGTCCTGGTGGGCCCGGAGGTGGCCCCCATAGCTTCCCACACCCGTTGCCCAGCCTCACAGGCGGGCATGGTGGGCATCCCATGCAGCACAATCCAAATGGACCCCCACCTCCTTGGATGCAGCCACCGCCACCACCGATGAACCAGGGCCCCCACCCACCTGGGCACCATGGCCCTCCTCCAATGGGTAA ATCAGTACCTGGGAAGTACGCCTGTGGGCTCTGGGGTCTATCGCCTGCATCAAGGAAAAG GTATGATGCCCCCGCCGCCTATGGGCAtgatgccgccgccgccgccgcctcccagtgggcagcccccgccccctccctctggTCCTCTTCCCCCatggcagcaacagcagcagcagcctccGCCACCCCCTCCGCCCAGCAGCAGTATGGCTTCCAGTACCCCCTTGCCATGGCAGCAAA GATCCCTCCCCGCAGCGGCGATGGCCCGAGCCATGAGAGTGAGGACTTTCCGCGCCCATTGGTGACCCTTCCAGGCAGACAGCCTCAGCAGCGCCCCTGGTGGACAGGATGGTTCGGCAAAGCAGCCTGA
- the Sf1 gene encoding splicing factor 1 isoform X9 — translation MATGANATPLDFPSKKRKRSRWNQDTMEQKTVIPGMPTVIPPGLTREQERAYIVQLQIEDLTRKLRTGDLGIPPNPEDRSPSPEPIYNSEGKRLNTREFRTRKKLEEERHNLITEMVALNPDFKPPADYKPPATRVSDKVMIPQDEYPEINFVGLLIGPRGNTLKNIEKECNAKIMIRGKGSVKEGKVGRKDGQMLPGEDEPLHALVTANTMENVKKAVEQIRNILKQGIETPEDQNDLRKMQLRELARLNGTLREDDNRILRPWQSSETRSITNTTVCTKCGGAGHIASDCKFQRPGDPQSAQDKARMDKEYLSLMAELGEAPVPASVGSTSGPATTPLASAPRPAAPANNPPPPSLMSTTQSRPPWMNSGPSESRPYHGMHGGGPGGPGGGPHSFPHPLPSLTGGHGGHPMQHNPNGPPPPWMQPPPPPMNQGPHPPGHHGPPPMDQYLGSTPVGSGVYRLHQGKGMMPPPPMGMMPPPPPPPSGQPPPPPSGPLPPWQQQQQQPPPPPPPSSSMASSTPLPWQQNTTTTTTSAGTGSIPPWQQQQAAAAASPGAPQMQGNPTMVPLPPGVQPPLPPGAPPPPPPPPPGSAGMMIPPRSGDGPSHESEDFPRPLVTLPGRQPQQRPWWTGWFGKAA, via the exons ATGGCGACCGGAGCGAACGCCACGCCGCTGG ACTTTCCAAGTAAGAAGCGGAAGCGGAGCCGCTGGAATCAAGACACAATGGAACAGAAGACAGTGATTCCAGGCATGCCCACAGTTATCCCCCCTGGACTAACTCGGGAACAGGAAAGAGCTTATATAG TGCAACTGCAGATAGAAGACCTGACTCGTAAACTGCGCACAGGAGACCTGGGCATCCCCCCTAACCCTGAGGACAG GTCCCCTTCCCCTGAACCCATCTACAACAGCGAGGGGAAGAGGCTTAATACTCGAGAGTTCCGTACCCGCAAAAAACTCGAAGAAGAACGACACAACCTTATCACAGAGATGGTTGCACTCAATCCTGATTTTAAGCCACCTGCAGATTACAA ACCTCCAGCAACACGTGTGAGCGATAAAGTAATGATCCCCCAAGATGAGTATCCAGAAATCAACTTTGTGGGGCTGCTTATTGGGCCCAG AGGGAACACACTGAAGAACATTGAGAAAGAGTGCAATGCTAAGATCATGATCCGGGGAAAAGGGTCTGTGAAAGAAGGAAAGGTTGGACGCAAAGATGGCCAGATGTTGCCAGGAGAAGATGAGCCCCTTCATGCCCTAGTTACTGCCAATACAATGGAGAATGTCAAAAAGGCAGTAGAACAG ATTCGAAACATCCTGAAGCAGGGTATTGAGACTCCAGAGGACCAAAATGACCTACGGAAGATGCAGCTTCGAGAGTTGGCTCGCTTGAATGGCACTCTCAGGGAGGACGATAACAG GATCTTAAGACCCTGGCAGAGCTCGGAGACCCGCAGCATCACCAATACTACCGTGTGTACCAAGTGTGGAGGGGCTGGTCACATCGCTTCTGATTGCAAGTTCCAGAG GCCTGGTGATCCACAGTCCGCTCAGGATAAAGCAAGGATGGATAAGGAATATTTGTCTCTCATGGCTGAGCTAGGGGAAGCCCCTGTTCCTGCATCTGTGGGCTCTACCTCTGGGCCTGCCACCACACCCCTGGCTAGTGCACCTCGACCTGCTGCTCCTGCCAATAACCCGCCTCCTCCG TCTCTCATGTCCACCACCCAGAGCCGCCCACCCTGGATGAATTCTGGACCTTCAGAGAGTCGCCCCTACCATGGCATGCATGGAGGTGGTCCTGGTGGGCCCGGAGGTGGCCCCCATAGCTTCCCACACCCGTTGCCCAGCCTCACAGGCGGGCATGGTGGGCATCCCATGCAGCACAATCCAAATGGACCCCCACCTCCTTGGATGCAGCCACCGCCACCACCGATGAACCAGGGCCCCCACCCACCTGGGCACCATGGCCCTCCTCCAATGG ATCAGTACCTGGGAAGTACGCCTGTGGGCTCTGGGGTCTATCGCCTGCATCAAGGAAAAG GTATGATGCCCCCGCCGCCTATGGGCAtgatgccgccgccgccgccgcctcccagtgggcagcccccgccccctccctctggTCCTCTTCCCCCatggcagcaacagcagcagcagcctccGCCACCCCCTCCGCCCAGCAGCAGTATGGCTTCCAGTACCCCCTTGCCATGGCAGCAAA ATACGACGACTACCACCACGAGCGCTGGCACAGGGTCCATCCCGCCATGGCAACAGCAGCAGGCGGCTGCCGCAGCTTCTCCAGGAGCCCCTCAGATGCAAGGCAACCCCACTATGGTGCCCCTGCCCCCCGGGGTCCAGCCGCCTCTGCCGCCCggggcccctccccctccgccgccTCCACCACCTGGTTCCGCCGGCATGAT GATCCCTCCCCGCAGCGGCGATGGCCCGAGCCATGAGAGTGAGGACTTTCCGCGCCCATTGGTGACCCTTCCAGGCAGACAGCCTCAGCAGCGCCCCTGGTGGACAGGATGGTTCGGCAAAGCAGCCTGA
- the Sf1 gene encoding splicing factor 1 isoform X12, translating to MATGANATPLDFPSKKRKRSRWNQDTMEQKTVIPGMPTVIPPGLTREQERAYIVQLQIEDLTRKLRTGDLGIPPNPEDRSPSPEPIYNSEGKRLNTREFRTRKKLEEERHNLITEMVALNPDFKPPADYKPPATRVSDKVMIPQDEYPEINFVGLLIGPRGNTLKNIEKECNAKIMIRGKGSVKEGKVGRKDGQMLPGEDEPLHALVTANTMENVKKAVEQIRNILKQGIETPEDQNDLRKMQLRELARLNGTLREDDNRILRPWQSSETRSITNTTVCTKCGGAGHIASDCKFQRPGDPQSAQDKARMDKEYLSLMAELGEAPVPASVGSTSGPATTPLASAPRPAAPANNPPPPSLMSTTQSRPPWMNSGPSESRPYHGMHGGGPGGPGGGPHSFPHPLPSLTGGHGGHPMQHNPNGPPPPWMQPPPPPMNQGPHPPGHHGPPPMGKSVPGKYACGLWGLSPASRKRYDAPAAYGHDAAAAAASQWAAPAPSLWSSSPMAATAAAASATPSAQQQYGFQYPLAMAAKIPPRSGDGPSHESEDFPRPLVTLPGRQPQQRPWWTGWFGKAA from the exons ATGGCGACCGGAGCGAACGCCACGCCGCTGG ACTTTCCAAGTAAGAAGCGGAAGCGGAGCCGCTGGAATCAAGACACAATGGAACAGAAGACAGTGATTCCAGGCATGCCCACAGTTATCCCCCCTGGACTAACTCGGGAACAGGAAAGAGCTTATATAG TGCAACTGCAGATAGAAGACCTGACTCGTAAACTGCGCACAGGAGACCTGGGCATCCCCCCTAACCCTGAGGACAG GTCCCCTTCCCCTGAACCCATCTACAACAGCGAGGGGAAGAGGCTTAATACTCGAGAGTTCCGTACCCGCAAAAAACTCGAAGAAGAACGACACAACCTTATCACAGAGATGGTTGCACTCAATCCTGATTTTAAGCCACCTGCAGATTACAA ACCTCCAGCAACACGTGTGAGCGATAAAGTAATGATCCCCCAAGATGAGTATCCAGAAATCAACTTTGTGGGGCTGCTTATTGGGCCCAG AGGGAACACACTGAAGAACATTGAGAAAGAGTGCAATGCTAAGATCATGATCCGGGGAAAAGGGTCTGTGAAAGAAGGAAAGGTTGGACGCAAAGATGGCCAGATGTTGCCAGGAGAAGATGAGCCCCTTCATGCCCTAGTTACTGCCAATACAATGGAGAATGTCAAAAAGGCAGTAGAACAG ATTCGAAACATCCTGAAGCAGGGTATTGAGACTCCAGAGGACCAAAATGACCTACGGAAGATGCAGCTTCGAGAGTTGGCTCGCTTGAATGGCACTCTCAGGGAGGACGATAACAG GATCTTAAGACCCTGGCAGAGCTCGGAGACCCGCAGCATCACCAATACTACCGTGTGTACCAAGTGTGGAGGGGCTGGTCACATCGCTTCTGATTGCAAGTTCCAGAG GCCTGGTGATCCACAGTCCGCTCAGGATAAAGCAAGGATGGATAAGGAATATTTGTCTCTCATGGCTGAGCTAGGGGAAGCCCCTGTTCCTGCATCTGTGGGCTCTACCTCTGGGCCTGCCACCACACCCCTGGCTAGTGCACCTCGACCTGCTGCTCCTGCCAATAACCCGCCTCCTCCG TCTCTCATGTCCACCACCCAGAGCCGCCCACCCTGGATGAATTCTGGACCTTCAGAGAGTCGCCCCTACCATGGCATGCATGGAGGTGGTCCTGGTGGGCCCGGAGGTGGCCCCCATAGCTTCCCACACCCGTTGCCCAGCCTCACAGGCGGGCATGGTGGGCATCCCATGCAGCACAATCCAAATGGACCCCCACCTCCTTGGATGCAGCCACCGCCACCACCGATGAACCAGGGCCCCCACCCACCTGGGCACCATGGCCCTCCTCCAATGGGTAA ATCAGTACCTGGGAAGTACGCCTGTGGGCTCTGGGGTCTATCGCCTGCATCAAGGAAAAG GTATGATGCCCCCGCCGCCTATGGGCAtgatgccgccgccgccgccgcctcccagtgggcagcccccgccccctccctctggTCCTCTTCCCCCatggcagcaacagcagcagcagcctccGCCACCCCCTCCGCCCAGCAGCAGTATGGCTTCCAGTACCCCCTTGCCATGGCAGCAAA GATCCCTCCCCGCAGCGGCGATGGCCCGAGCCATGAGAGTGAGGACTTTCCGCGCCCATTGGTGACCCTTCCAGGCAGACAGCCTCAGCAGCGCCCCTGGTGGACAGGATGGTTCGGCAAAGCAGCCTGA
- the Sf1 gene encoding splicing factor 1 isoform X13 translates to MATGANATPLDFPSKKRKRSRWNQDTMEQKTVIPGMPTVIPPGLTREQERAYIVQLQIEDLTRKLRTGDLGIPPNPEDRSPSPEPIYNSEGKRLNTREFRTRKKLEEERHNLITEMVALNPDFKPPADYKPPATRVSDKVMIPQDEYPEINFVGLLIGPRGNTLKNIEKECNAKIMIRGKGSVKEGKVGRKDGQMLPGEDEPLHALVTANTMENVKKAVEQIRNILKQGIETPEDQNDLRKMQLRELARLNGTLREDDNRILRPWQSSETRSITNTTVCTKCGGAGHIASDCKFQRPGDPQSAQDKARMDKEYLSLMAELGEAPVPASVGSTSGPATTPLASAPRPAAPANNPPPPSLMSTTQSRPPWMNSGPSESRPYHGMHGGGPGGPGGGPHSFPHPLPSLTGGHGGHPMQHNPNGPPPPWMQPPPPPMNQGPHPPGHHGPPPMVPGKYACGLWGLSPASRKRYDAPAAYGHDAAAAAASQWAAPAPSLWSSSPMAATAAAASATPSAQQQYGFQYPLAMAAKIPPRSGDGPSHESEDFPRPLVTLPGRQPQQRPWWTGWFGKAA, encoded by the exons ATGGCGACCGGAGCGAACGCCACGCCGCTGG ACTTTCCAAGTAAGAAGCGGAAGCGGAGCCGCTGGAATCAAGACACAATGGAACAGAAGACAGTGATTCCAGGCATGCCCACAGTTATCCCCCCTGGACTAACTCGGGAACAGGAAAGAGCTTATATAG TGCAACTGCAGATAGAAGACCTGACTCGTAAACTGCGCACAGGAGACCTGGGCATCCCCCCTAACCCTGAGGACAG GTCCCCTTCCCCTGAACCCATCTACAACAGCGAGGGGAAGAGGCTTAATACTCGAGAGTTCCGTACCCGCAAAAAACTCGAAGAAGAACGACACAACCTTATCACAGAGATGGTTGCACTCAATCCTGATTTTAAGCCACCTGCAGATTACAA ACCTCCAGCAACACGTGTGAGCGATAAAGTAATGATCCCCCAAGATGAGTATCCAGAAATCAACTTTGTGGGGCTGCTTATTGGGCCCAG AGGGAACACACTGAAGAACATTGAGAAAGAGTGCAATGCTAAGATCATGATCCGGGGAAAAGGGTCTGTGAAAGAAGGAAAGGTTGGACGCAAAGATGGCCAGATGTTGCCAGGAGAAGATGAGCCCCTTCATGCCCTAGTTACTGCCAATACAATGGAGAATGTCAAAAAGGCAGTAGAACAG ATTCGAAACATCCTGAAGCAGGGTATTGAGACTCCAGAGGACCAAAATGACCTACGGAAGATGCAGCTTCGAGAGTTGGCTCGCTTGAATGGCACTCTCAGGGAGGACGATAACAG GATCTTAAGACCCTGGCAGAGCTCGGAGACCCGCAGCATCACCAATACTACCGTGTGTACCAAGTGTGGAGGGGCTGGTCACATCGCTTCTGATTGCAAGTTCCAGAG GCCTGGTGATCCACAGTCCGCTCAGGATAAAGCAAGGATGGATAAGGAATATTTGTCTCTCATGGCTGAGCTAGGGGAAGCCCCTGTTCCTGCATCTGTGGGCTCTACCTCTGGGCCTGCCACCACACCCCTGGCTAGTGCACCTCGACCTGCTGCTCCTGCCAATAACCCGCCTCCTCCG TCTCTCATGTCCACCACCCAGAGCCGCCCACCCTGGATGAATTCTGGACCTTCAGAGAGTCGCCCCTACCATGGCATGCATGGAGGTGGTCCTGGTGGGCCCGGAGGTGGCCCCCATAGCTTCCCACACCCGTTGCCCAGCCTCACAGGCGGGCATGGTGGGCATCCCATGCAGCACAATCCAAATGGACCCCCACCTCCTTGGATGCAGCCACCGCCACCACCGATGAACCAGGGCCCCCACCCACCTGGGCACCATGGCCCTCCTCCAATGG TACCTGGGAAGTACGCCTGTGGGCTCTGGGGTCTATCGCCTGCATCAAGGAAAAG GTATGATGCCCCCGCCGCCTATGGGCAtgatgccgccgccgccgccgcctcccagtgggcagcccccgccccctccctctggTCCTCTTCCCCCatggcagcaacagcagcagcagcctccGCCACCCCCTCCGCCCAGCAGCAGTATGGCTTCCAGTACCCCCTTGCCATGGCAGCAAA GATCCCTCCCCGCAGCGGCGATGGCCCGAGCCATGAGAGTGAGGACTTTCCGCGCCCATTGGTGACCCTTCCAGGCAGACAGCCTCAGCAGCGCCCCTGGTGGACAGGATGGTTCGGCAAAGCAGCCTGA
- the Sf1 gene encoding splicing factor 1 isoform X2: MATGANATPLGKLGPPGLPPLPGPKGVFEPGPAPGAGLLAPGPPPPPSVGSMGALTAAFPFAALPPPPPPPPPPPPPPPQQPPPPPPPPSPGTSYPPPQPSPAPPLYQRVSPSQPPPQPPRQDQQPGPAGGGGDFPSKKRKRSRWNQDTMEQKTVIPGMPTVIPPGLTREQERAYIVQLQIEDLTRKLRTGDLGIPPNPEDRSPSPEPIYNSEGKRLNTREFRTRKKLEEERHNLITEMVALNPDFKPPADYKPPATRVSDKVMIPQDEYPEINFVGLLIGPRGNTLKNIEKECNAKIMIRGKGSVKEGKVGRKDGQMLPGEDEPLHALVTANTMENVKKAVEQIRNILKQGIETPEDQNDLRKMQLRELARLNGTLREDDNRILRPWQSSETRSITNTTVCTKCGGAGHIASDCKFQRPGDPQSAQDKARMDKEYLSLMAELGEAPVPASVGSTSGPATTPLASAPRPAAPANNPPPPSLMSTTQSRPPWMNSGPSESRPYHGMHGGGPGGPGGGPHSFPHPLPSLTGGHGGHPMQHNPNGPPPPWMQPPPPPMNQGPHPPGHHGPPPMDQYLGSTPVGSGVYRLHQGKGMMPPPPMGMMPPPPPPPSGQPPPPPSGPLPPWQQQQQQPPPPPPPSSSMASSTPLPWQQNTTTTTTSAGTGSIPPWQQQQAAAAASPGAPQMQGNPTMVPLPPGVQPPLPPGAPPPPPPPPPGSAGMMIPPRSGDGPSHESEDFPRPLVTLPGRQPQQRPWWTGWFGKAA, encoded by the exons ATGGCGACCGGAGCGAACGCCACGCCGCTGGGTAAGCTGGgcccccccggcctccctccgCTTCCCGGGCCCAAAGGGGTCTTTGAGCCGGGGCCTGCGCCCGGGGCGGGGCTGCTGgcgcccgggccgccgccgcccccgtcCGTGGGCTCCATGGGCGCCCTGACGGCGGCCTTCCCCTTCGcggcgctgccgccgccgcccccgccgccgccgccgccgccccccccgccgccccagcagccgccgccgccgcctccgccgccgtcCCCGGGCACCTCGTACCCGCCGCCGCAGCCGTCCCCCGCGCCGCCGCTTTACCAGCGCGTGTCGCCGTCGCAGCCGCCACCCCAGCCGCCGCGTCAGGACCAGCAGCCGGGCCCGGCCGGCGGCGGAGGAG ACTTTCCAAGTAAGAAGCGGAAGCGGAGCCGCTGGAATCAAGACACAATGGAACAGAAGACAGTGATTCCAGGCATGCCCACAGTTATCCCCCCTGGACTAACTCGGGAACAGGAAAGAGCTTATATAG TGCAACTGCAGATAGAAGACCTGACTCGTAAACTGCGCACAGGAGACCTGGGCATCCCCCCTAACCCTGAGGACAG GTCCCCTTCCCCTGAACCCATCTACAACAGCGAGGGGAAGAGGCTTAATACTCGAGAGTTCCGTACCCGCAAAAAACTCGAAGAAGAACGACACAACCTTATCACAGAGATGGTTGCACTCAATCCTGATTTTAAGCCACCTGCAGATTACAA ACCTCCAGCAACACGTGTGAGCGATAAAGTAATGATCCCCCAAGATGAGTATCCAGAAATCAACTTTGTGGGGCTGCTTATTGGGCCCAG AGGGAACACACTGAAGAACATTGAGAAAGAGTGCAATGCTAAGATCATGATCCGGGGAAAAGGGTCTGTGAAAGAAGGAAAGGTTGGACGCAAAGATGGCCAGATGTTGCCAGGAGAAGATGAGCCCCTTCATGCCCTAGTTACTGCCAATACAATGGAGAATGTCAAAAAGGCAGTAGAACAG ATTCGAAACATCCTGAAGCAGGGTATTGAGACTCCAGAGGACCAAAATGACCTACGGAAGATGCAGCTTCGAGAGTTGGCTCGCTTGAATGGCACTCTCAGGGAGGACGATAACAG GATCTTAAGACCCTGGCAGAGCTCGGAGACCCGCAGCATCACCAATACTACCGTGTGTACCAAGTGTGGAGGGGCTGGTCACATCGCTTCTGATTGCAAGTTCCAGAG GCCTGGTGATCCACAGTCCGCTCAGGATAAAGCAAGGATGGATAAGGAATATTTGTCTCTCATGGCTGAGCTAGGGGAAGCCCCTGTTCCTGCATCTGTGGGCTCTACCTCTGGGCCTGCCACCACACCCCTGGCTAGTGCACCTCGACCTGCTGCTCCTGCCAATAACCCGCCTCCTCCG TCTCTCATGTCCACCACCCAGAGCCGCCCACCCTGGATGAATTCTGGACCTTCAGAGAGTCGCCCCTACCATGGCATGCATGGAGGTGGTCCTGGTGGGCCCGGAGGTGGCCCCCATAGCTTCCCACACCCGTTGCCCAGCCTCACAGGCGGGCATGGTGGGCATCCCATGCAGCACAATCCAAATGGACCCCCACCTCCTTGGATGCAGCCACCGCCACCACCGATGAACCAGGGCCCCCACCCACCTGGGCACCATGGCCCTCCTCCAATGG ATCAGTACCTGGGAAGTACGCCTGTGGGCTCTGGGGTCTATCGCCTGCATCAAGGAAAAG GTATGATGCCCCCGCCGCCTATGGGCAtgatgccgccgccgccgccgcctcccagtgggcagcccccgccccctccctctggTCCTCTTCCCCCatggcagcaacagcagcagcagcctccGCCACCCCCTCCGCCCAGCAGCAGTATGGCTTCCAGTACCCCCTTGCCATGGCAGCAAA ATACGACGACTACCACCACGAGCGCTGGCACAGGGTCCATCCCGCCATGGCAACAGCAGCAGGCGGCTGCCGCAGCTTCTCCAGGAGCCCCTCAGATGCAAGGCAACCCCACTATGGTGCCCCTGCCCCCCGGGGTCCAGCCGCCTCTGCCGCCCggggcccctccccctccgccgccTCCACCACCTGGTTCCGCCGGCATGAT GATCCCTCCCCGCAGCGGCGATGGCCCGAGCCATGAGAGTGAGGACTTTCCGCGCCCATTGGTGACCCTTCCAGGCAGACAGCCTCAGCAGCGCCCCTGGTGGACAGGATGGTTCGGCAAAGCAGCCTGA